Proteins encoded together in one uncultured Sphaerochaeta sp. window:
- a CDS encoding AraC family transcriptional regulator, translating to MEEIIDTWCWEDHNKVITYDQHKIQGLKNITFSNPSTATPPSPEHYHSDIIEIHCLIKGKRVCHVNNETYTVTGNEMFLTFPFEPHHTSRYHSSPYTFFALQIDLKDQDHLLGLNVEYSRALYKLLTSCEYRHLRFPASDAQWLKQGFSYISDGNESSKMLGVQFFTSFLFKIQDFIPVKRDQKVIFDSNIKRVIDHIEKQDSENTSLQELAAISGYSLSRFKSKFKEVVGFPPASYITLKKLEHAKQLLAHTDLSITQIALDAGFSSSNYFCTKMKNLTSYSPVEYRRASRKNKVE from the coding sequence GTGGAAGAGATTATTGATACTTGGTGCTGGGAAGATCATAACAAAGTCATTACGTATGACCAACATAAGATTCAAGGTCTGAAGAACATCACATTCTCAAACCCTTCGACGGCAACACCACCTTCCCCTGAACACTATCACTCTGACATCATAGAGATCCATTGCCTGATCAAGGGAAAACGTGTCTGCCATGTAAATAATGAAACATATACGGTTACTGGAAATGAAATGTTTCTTACCTTTCCATTTGAACCTCATCATACATCGAGGTATCACTCCAGTCCCTATACCTTTTTTGCTTTGCAAATTGATCTGAAAGACCAAGATCACCTTCTGGGCCTAAATGTAGAGTATAGCCGCGCTTTGTATAAACTTCTCACTTCTTGTGAGTATCGTCACCTACGGTTCCCTGCAAGTGATGCCCAATGGTTAAAACAGGGCTTTTCGTATATCAGTGATGGTAATGAATCATCAAAAATGCTTGGTGTACAATTTTTCACCAGCTTCCTGTTTAAGATACAGGATTTCATCCCCGTGAAACGAGACCAGAAAGTTATTTTCGACAGTAATATCAAACGCGTTATCGACCATATTGAAAAACAGGATTCGGAGAATACCAGCTTACAAGAACTAGCTGCCATTTCTGGTTACTCCTTATCCAGGTTCAAGAGCAAATTTAAAGAAGTTGTGGGTTTTCCACCTGCCAGTTACATTACGCTGAAAAAACTCGAGCATGCGAAGCAGTTGCTTGCTCATACCGATCTCTCCATCACCCAGATAGCACTTGATGCAGGGTTCTCATCAAGCAACTATTTCTGTACGAAAATGAAGAACCTTACTTCTTACTCCCCTGTTGAATATAGGAGAGCATCTCGAAAGAACAAGGTTGAGTGA
- a CDS encoding ATP-binding protein, translating to MTVKRIAELETTMLRRISSLPKRFRPFVRHRDILPRTFMLTGPRGVGKTTYLLYHANRLANTQQQRILYLSADNPTLGTESLYEIVASIFLAGYSGVIVDEVHFAKDWSIHMKALYDDFPNHTLWISDSSSLCLRMGKGDLSRRFVHIEMPLLSFREFLYLETGVEYPVYNPFYSNEALPIQPSPDILSAFRMYKGIGTRPFYSEGDFNNRMLSILDKTLYSDIPFFLPSITDGNLRLMKAVSGTLAGTSIPRLQVRSLCSDWGIGADKLYQLLQVMESVDLLRIIRKEHTTKVKSAGEKLFFSDPAFYTVLGGDVGNAREALVTMLCSYGGYLVEATKDETTGDFVISKMGAKGSSQVKIEVGGRSKRPKKADFVIRDDSDYPGGNTIPLWLLGMMY from the coding sequence ATGACTGTAAAAAGAATTGCTGAACTTGAGACAACCATGCTACGCCGTATTTCGTCCTTGCCTAAACGCTTCCGACCGTTTGTTAGGCATAGGGATATACTCCCACGTACCTTCATGCTCACCGGTCCGAGAGGTGTTGGAAAGACGACCTACCTCCTCTATCATGCAAATAGACTAGCTAACACCCAACAACAGAGAATTCTGTACCTCTCGGCTGACAACCCCACGTTAGGCACCGAGAGTCTTTATGAAATCGTCGCTTCCATCTTTCTTGCAGGCTATTCAGGGGTAATAGTTGACGAAGTTCATTTTGCAAAAGACTGGAGCATACACATGAAAGCACTCTACGATGATTTCCCTAACCACACGCTCTGGATTAGTGATTCATCGTCTCTTTGCCTGAGAATGGGAAAAGGCGATCTCTCTCGCCGTTTCGTGCATATTGAGATGCCACTTCTCTCGTTCCGAGAGTTTCTGTACCTTGAAACTGGTGTTGAGTATCCAGTGTACAATCCTTTTTATTCAAATGAAGCACTTCCTATACAACCTTCTCCCGATATTCTATCTGCATTCAGAATGTATAAAGGTATAGGGACCCGTCCTTTCTACAGTGAGGGGGACTTCAACAACCGAATGTTGTCAATTCTTGATAAAACACTATACAGTGACATCCCATTCTTTCTTCCTTCTATAACTGATGGCAACCTGCGGTTGATGAAGGCAGTTTCTGGTACACTGGCTGGTACATCCATTCCTCGCCTTCAGGTCCGTTCTCTCTGCAGCGATTGGGGAATTGGTGCTGACAAACTCTATCAATTACTACAGGTAATGGAATCAGTTGACCTCCTACGTATCATCAGAAAAGAACATACCACCAAAGTAAAAAGCGCAGGCGAGAAACTCTTCTTCTCGGATCCAGCCTTCTACACAGTTCTCGGGGGAGATGTTGGTAATGCAAGGGAAGCATTGGTTACCATGCTCTGCTCATATGGGGGCTATCTGGTTGAAGCAACAAAAGACGAGACCACGGGAGATTTTGTCATTTCCAAAATGGGAGCTAAAGGCTCAAGTCAAGTAAAAATTGAGGTTGGAGGGCGTTCTAAACGTCCCAAAAAAGCTGACTTTGTAATACGTGATGACTCCGATTACCCAGGAGGAAATACTATTCCCTTATGGTTATTGGGCATGATGTATTAA
- a CDS encoding alpha-mannosidase — MFTDFSLDKIARQTALLKKVRYRDGFTIPSLIATEEPEEAAQWSLIKPGKTSTIMEVGNFWKGRDKYLWLHCDVIIPEKFRGKDVVGLFDFGRTGAGYNSGFESLLYIDGVPYQGVDTNHQEVFFKDEHIGRRLSLDFRLWSGLEGGGEVEIQYHQIRKAGFYTLDPAIDKLFYLLSDWIEAIRIIPEDRVVKHELQALLVETYKRLDFNLPLNSEAFTSSAQSALAFCLQELKNIDNDEKVKVGCIGHTHIDLAWLWRYKHTREKAQRSFSTVQQLMERYPEYIFLQTQAQLYESVKYDHPALYEDIRAKVGSRQWEASGSMWVEADCNIPSGESLARQILYGKLFFRKEFGVDNTFLWLPDVFGYSWALPQILKKSGIDTFITTKISWNEINRMPHDTFIWVGIDGSEILTHFITTPDEKGVWKFYTYNGHIYPRTLKGIWNTYQDKALNHDLLLSYGYGDGGGGVTRDMLEHLRASKEIPGIPEPYTTRVDEYLEGLHQRLDDERVKPELKRWDKELYLEFHRGTYTSQAYVKYMNRRLELLYRDAEVLSSLRTIATRQWDSERWNSLQRGWKLILKNQFHDIIPGSSISEVYQDTREEYEEAGIIGKSAIRSLKRKGDSSIISVVNTTSWNRSGYITMDGCYEIVGEKEYPVQYLRSTGSEQSMVYIPSIEPLSTLQLKRSEVMCEPKQDSSFTFSNNCLETPFYTINFNVSGQISSMIDKDNNRELFFDDANVLQIFEDRPRNHDAWEMEASLDHRKELITNLQTMNVVESGPLAAKIEFVWVYGSSRIFQNLIVYAKHKRVDFHTVVDWKERSKLLKVAFPVSVHTNSARFDMQYGSLERSTHTSTSWDEAQFEVVGHQWADVSEYGFGVALMNDSKYGYDIKHGVMRLSLLKGAEYPDPQADVGRHEFTYALYAHEKAWNESELIKLAWDLNAPLSVFDGVFMEEELFNLTAKGIALDALKKSEEGDDLILRIHDMHGGRSQFSLQFNTPIKKWCEATLLEDPIGEWVKNSIIEREVKPFEIVTFRICL, encoded by the coding sequence ATGTTTACTGATTTTAGTCTCGATAAAATTGCCAGACAGACGGCCCTCTTGAAAAAGGTGCGTTACCGCGATGGTTTTACCATTCCCTCTCTTATCGCTACAGAGGAACCTGAGGAAGCAGCTCAATGGTCCTTAATCAAGCCTGGTAAGACATCTACCATCATGGAGGTGGGTAACTTCTGGAAAGGGAGGGATAAATATCTTTGGTTGCATTGTGATGTGATAATTCCAGAAAAGTTCAGAGGGAAAGATGTGGTTGGCCTTTTTGATTTTGGACGAACAGGAGCAGGATATAACAGTGGGTTTGAGTCTCTTTTATATATAGATGGTGTGCCTTATCAAGGAGTGGACACTAACCACCAGGAAGTCTTCTTCAAAGATGAGCACATTGGACGGAGGCTCTCGTTGGATTTCAGGCTATGGAGCGGCCTGGAAGGAGGAGGTGAAGTAGAAATTCAATATCACCAAATCAGAAAAGCAGGATTCTATACTCTTGATCCAGCAATAGACAAGTTGTTTTATCTTCTCTCGGATTGGATTGAAGCGATAAGAATTATCCCCGAAGATCGAGTGGTAAAACATGAGCTGCAGGCTTTGCTTGTTGAAACGTATAAAAGACTTGATTTCAATTTGCCTCTCAACTCTGAAGCCTTTACATCGTCTGCTCAATCAGCACTTGCTTTCTGTTTGCAAGAGCTTAAGAACATTGATAATGATGAGAAAGTGAAGGTAGGTTGCATAGGGCATACGCATATCGATCTTGCATGGTTATGGAGATATAAGCATACTCGAGAGAAAGCTCAACGTTCCTTCTCTACAGTACAACAACTTATGGAGCGATATCCAGAGTATATTTTCCTACAGACACAAGCCCAACTGTATGAATCGGTGAAATATGATCACCCGGCCTTATATGAAGACATACGAGCTAAAGTAGGTTCCAGACAGTGGGAAGCCTCAGGGTCAATGTGGGTTGAAGCTGACTGCAATATTCCATCAGGGGAGTCTTTGGCTAGGCAGATTCTCTATGGAAAACTTTTCTTCAGGAAAGAGTTTGGGGTCGATAACACATTCTTGTGGCTTCCAGATGTCTTTGGATACAGCTGGGCATTGCCTCAGATCTTGAAGAAATCAGGTATTGATACGTTCATCACCACGAAGATTAGTTGGAACGAAATAAATCGAATGCCTCATGATACGTTTATTTGGGTTGGCATTGATGGATCAGAAATACTGACACATTTTATTACTACTCCCGATGAGAAAGGAGTCTGGAAGTTCTATACATATAATGGACACATATATCCAAGGACGCTGAAAGGGATTTGGAATACCTATCAGGATAAGGCCCTCAATCACGATCTTCTTCTCTCCTATGGGTATGGAGATGGAGGAGGAGGAGTAACACGCGATATGCTAGAACATCTCCGTGCATCAAAAGAAATTCCAGGAATCCCTGAACCTTACACAACACGGGTGGATGAATATCTTGAGGGCCTTCATCAGCGTTTAGATGATGAGAGGGTAAAACCTGAGCTGAAAAGATGGGACAAGGAACTCTATCTAGAATTTCATAGAGGAACGTATACTTCTCAAGCATATGTAAAATATATGAACCGTAGACTTGAATTGCTTTATCGTGATGCTGAAGTGCTCTCCAGTTTGAGAACCATTGCAACAAGACAATGGGATTCGGAACGCTGGAACTCTTTACAGAGAGGCTGGAAATTGATTCTCAAGAACCAATTTCATGATATCATTCCTGGTTCGAGCATCTCTGAAGTATACCAGGACACACGCGAAGAGTATGAAGAGGCAGGTATTATTGGAAAGAGTGCTATCCGTTCATTGAAAAGAAAAGGTGATTCCTCAATCATTTCGGTTGTCAATACAACTTCTTGGAATCGTTCAGGATATATAACAATGGATGGTTGTTATGAAATTGTTGGTGAGAAGGAGTATCCTGTCCAGTATTTGAGGAGCACTGGTAGTGAACAGTCAATGGTTTATATTCCAAGCATAGAACCGTTGAGTACTTTACAGCTCAAGAGATCAGAAGTGATGTGTGAGCCTAAACAGGACTCTAGTTTTACATTCTCAAATAATTGCCTGGAGACACCTTTCTATACGATCAATTTCAATGTTAGCGGCCAGATATCTTCAATGATAGACAAGGATAATAACAGGGAATTATTCTTTGATGATGCAAATGTTTTACAGATCTTCGAAGATCGACCAAGAAATCATGATGCTTGGGAAATGGAAGCGTCCCTTGATCATCGAAAAGAGCTTATTACCAACTTACAGACAATGAACGTGGTTGAATCTGGCCCACTGGCAGCAAAGATTGAGTTTGTTTGGGTATATGGCTCCTCCAGGATATTCCAGAACCTCATAGTATATGCAAAGCATAAAAGAGTGGATTTCCATACAGTTGTTGACTGGAAAGAACGGAGTAAGCTGCTAAAAGTTGCCTTCCCGGTTTCGGTTCACACAAATTCAGCAAGGTTCGATATGCAATATGGAAGTCTTGAACGGTCAACACATACCAGTACAAGTTGGGACGAAGCACAGTTTGAGGTAGTAGGTCACCAATGGGCTGATGTTTCTGAATATGGTTTTGGTGTGGCACTCATGAATGACAGCAAGTATGGATATGATATCAAGCACGGTGTTATGCGGCTTTCATTGTTGAAAGGTGCAGAGTATCCCGATCCACAGGCTGATGTTGGGAGACATGAGTTCACCTATGCTCTCTATGCACATGAGAAAGCCTGGAATGAGTCAGAACTGATTAAGCTTGCGTGGGATCTTAATGCCCCTTTGTCTGTGTTTGATGGTGTATTTATGGAAGAAGAATTGTTTAACCTCACAGCTAAAGGAATTGCCCTCGATGCACTTAAAAAGTCAGAAGAGGGTGATGATTTGATACTTCGTATTCATGATATGCATGGAGGGCGTAGTCAGTTTAGCCTTCAATTCAATACTCCGATCAAGAAGTGGTGTGAAGCAACGTTGCTTGAAGACCCTATTGGTGAATGGGTTAAGAATTCAATAATTGAACGTGAAGTAAAGCCATTTGAGATTGTTACGTTTAGGATTTGTCTGTAA
- a CDS encoding MBL fold metallo-hydrolase, translating to MQLLPDIYVVGGSLVGLTGSQVSGPFDDCNVYALDLGSEIILIDTGNGDSWPTIQENMQKWGLDTRKISTTLITHPHYDHAQGAHLLKDAGIELIAHAYTADAMEKGDERCCGYLYHRVFTPVSVDRILEDDEQFTVGSLSVQSIHLPGHTLGCTGFLISWKGKKVLFSGDVIGTLGYGHFGWNGSIDFDKQVYIKTLLKLSKIDFDVMLPGHGLASFIHPRERVEESLNEALMTWR from the coding sequence ATGCAGTTGCTTCCAGATATATATGTAGTTGGAGGAAGTCTTGTCGGCTTGACAGGAAGCCAAGTGAGCGGTCCTTTTGATGATTGCAATGTGTATGCTCTTGATCTTGGATCCGAGATCATCCTTATAGATACAGGCAATGGTGATTCTTGGCCTACAATCCAGGAGAATATGCAGAAATGGGGACTTGATACGAGAAAGATTTCAACTACCTTGATTACGCACCCTCATTATGATCATGCCCAGGGGGCTCATCTCCTGAAAGATGCCGGAATCGAGCTTATTGCTCATGCCTATACTGCTGATGCGATGGAGAAGGGTGATGAGCGGTGCTGTGGTTACCTGTACCATCGTGTATTTACTCCAGTATCTGTCGATCGAATCTTGGAGGATGATGAGCAATTCACCGTTGGGTCGCTTTCAGTCCAATCAATTCATCTCCCTGGCCATACCCTTGGATGTACAGGGTTCTTGATTTCATGGAAAGGGAAGAAGGTCCTCTTCTCAGGTGATGTGATAGGTACTCTAGGGTATGGTCACTTTGGCTGGAATGGCTCTATCGACTTCGACAAGCAGGTGTATATCAAAACGCTTTTAAAGCTTTCAAAGATAGATTTTGACGTCATGCTTCCCGGACATGGCCTTGCGTCTTTCATTCATCCAAGAGAGCGGGTAGAAGAGAGCCTAAATGAAGCCCTGATGACATGGCGGTAG
- a CDS encoding SulP family inorganic anion transporter has translation MRNKEWEPKLFTLVKEGIGKEQIKKDIISGIIVGVIALPLAIAFAIASGVSPETGLLTAIVGGLIVSLFGGSRVQIGGPTGAFIVIIVSILTTHGMEGLLIATFLAGIILILMGLFKMGSLLKYIPQTLITGFTGGIAVLIFMTQINDFLGLPEKDIPSEFLEKLVYYASNLHLTDPWSLTVGLATITIILLLPKLTKKIPAVFASLVLVTLLTSILGVPVETIGDRFGVITFQVPELTFFTINQEVIMTLLPAAFSIALLGALESLLSAVVADSMIGGHHRSNVELIAMGLANTAVSLVGGIPVTGAIARTAANVNNGGRTPIAGVVHALTLLFIYLVAMPVVKFVPMAALAGILIIVAWRMSEIHVFLSSLKVNRYESAVLLTTFILTLLTDLTIAIPVGFLLAVILFMKRMADGVELSPLMYSKVDDQLIFSQELGEYDKRIRIVEINGPMFFGSVFHLLNIEEKLDKGYKILILRFRYVPIVDSDGIAKLRLLLSDMKKKDIQVLFSGLNDNLKEKFLKHHLIEESSIFSNIEEAMISSHERLKL, from the coding sequence GTGCGTAATAAGGAATGGGAACCAAAGCTCTTTACCCTTGTAAAAGAGGGGATTGGGAAAGAACAGATCAAGAAAGACATCATTAGTGGAATCATCGTTGGGGTAATAGCCCTTCCCCTTGCAATCGCGTTTGCCATTGCCTCTGGAGTATCTCCTGAGACCGGACTGTTGACTGCAATCGTGGGAGGACTCATCGTCTCCCTCTTTGGTGGTAGCAGGGTCCAGATCGGAGGCCCAACCGGTGCCTTCATTGTAATCATCGTCTCCATCCTTACCACCCATGGTATGGAGGGGCTCCTTATTGCGACCTTCCTTGCAGGAATCATCCTGATCCTTATGGGTCTCTTCAAGATGGGCTCCCTGCTCAAGTACATTCCCCAGACCCTTATCACCGGCTTCACCGGTGGTATTGCTGTCTTGATCTTCATGACCCAGATCAATGATTTCCTTGGGTTGCCAGAGAAAGATATTCCTAGCGAATTTCTGGAGAAACTCGTCTACTATGCAAGCAATCTTCATCTCACTGACCCTTGGTCACTGACAGTAGGCCTTGCAACCATAACCATCATTCTTCTCCTACCAAAACTTACCAAGAAAATTCCTGCTGTCTTTGCTTCCCTGGTACTGGTTACCCTGCTGACCTCAATACTCGGGGTTCCTGTGGAGACCATCGGAGACCGTTTTGGTGTGATTACCTTCCAGGTTCCCGAGCTCACGTTCTTCACGATCAACCAAGAAGTAATCATGACCCTGCTGCCTGCTGCCTTCTCCATCGCCCTCCTCGGTGCACTGGAATCCCTGCTCTCAGCCGTCGTTGCTGACAGCATGATCGGTGGACACCACCGATCGAATGTAGAACTCATCGCTATGGGATTAGCAAATACCGCAGTCTCCCTGGTTGGAGGAATACCTGTAACTGGTGCTATCGCGAGAACCGCAGCAAACGTCAACAACGGTGGTCGGACTCCTATAGCTGGCGTTGTGCATGCCCTCACCCTCCTGTTCATCTACCTGGTAGCAATGCCTGTCGTCAAGTTTGTCCCGATGGCTGCCTTGGCAGGCATCCTTATCATCGTTGCCTGGAGAATGAGCGAGATCCATGTGTTCCTCAGTAGTCTGAAGGTGAACCGGTATGAGTCTGCTGTCCTACTCACTACCTTTATACTCACCCTGTTAACCGACCTTACCATCGCTATCCCGGTAGGGTTCTTGCTAGCTGTCATCCTCTTCATGAAGAGAATGGCTGACGGAGTGGAACTCAGCCCCTTGATGTACTCCAAGGTCGATGACCAGTTGATCTTCTCACAAGAACTTGGAGAGTATGACAAGAGGATACGGATTGTGGAAATCAACGGCCCTATGTTCTTTGGATCGGTATTCCATCTCTTGAACATTGAAGAGAAACTCGATAAAGGATACAAGATACTTATCCTACGTTTCCGCTATGTGCCCATCGTAGACTCTGATGGAATAGCGAAACTAAGGTTACTTCTCTCCGATATGAAGAAAAAGGATATCCAGGTACTTTTCAGTGGCCTGAACGACAACCTGAAGGAGAAATTCCTGAAACATCATCTTATAGAGGAATCCTCCATCTTCTCGAACATTGAAGAGGCAATGATTAGTAGTCATGAGAGGTTGAAGTTGTAA
- a CDS encoding CopG family antitoxin: protein MKNEYDFSNAGKNPYIPKLPKQQVTIRLDSATVAYFKDMAEKKGIPYQNIINLYLTDCMLKKKELNVSFE, encoded by the coding sequence ATGAAAAACGAATATGATTTCTCAAATGCTGGTAAGAATCCCTATATCCCAAAACTACCCAAACAACAAGTAACTATCCGACTGGACTCTGCAACAGTTGCCTATTTCAAGGACATGGCAGAGAAGAAGGGTATTCCGTATCAGAATATCATCAATCTCTATCTCACAGATTGTATGTTGAAGAAAAAAGAGCTGAATGTTTCATTTGAGTAG
- a CDS encoding glycoside hydrolase family 38 C-terminal domain-containing protein, producing the protein MHKDSLTIHLIGNAHIDILWLWKWEEGVQEIRSTFASVLDRIEEHDEFVFTSACAYYYELVEKIDPLLFGRIQKAVKSGKWYIVGGWWLQPDCNAPSGESFVRQGLYGQTYFSSRFGVIAKHGYNVDSFGHHGNLPQILKKMEIDTYTYMRPGEHEKSIAKSLFQWKGIDGTKVMTFRIPPNYNNASDWGEGLKAKIDGLRVQAENESIPLMGFYGVGNHGGGPTKENLRTLDTLIDEDDSIGYSSVGRYFSQIATAEGLPIVEGDLQFHAIGCYSAYSMIKRLNNSAEHLLMRTEKMIGVLSAIVEPEKGSYEIMKEAWKKVLVNQFHDSLGGCSVPEAYDKVIQSYGWAMESADTLASLSLQKLASRVRTFQSGTTLLVWNPHPWKVTECIDINTVPTSIVNETGDDVVFEIVPTNSIGNEYTHAARVCVQAPPLGYAAYQLNDTQSRLASGQLRSLQYVRTTTNVIEAGTFSCEIDQETGAIVSLRNVINGKEYLGPKGIRPYVVDDNSDTWSHALCSYQGKRTPMQLKTFQMVSSGPVSTEYEVTYQGEHSLVVLRLKLYQQLDYLDLSTRVLWHEHQKLLQLVIDTPFTDEAVNWKSEIPYGAIARPKNGNEYPVQRWCWIGKKDGIGLLVINDGVYSASAENGALRLTLLRSPIFAHHEPAHPRPDLYPQFMEQGEHRFLFRLIPQDEEGSGTNDFGRAALQFNQRQQVLLESIHGGELPLSSSFCELEGDASLIISTIKRSEADDGWVIRVFESSGQEARGILHLRWLGISKKIVQKPFALQTYFVSDTSKSILECNLLEHPSREIGVYDVY; encoded by the coding sequence ATGCATAAAGATTCTCTTACAATCCATCTGATTGGCAATGCTCATATTGATATTCTCTGGCTCTGGAAATGGGAAGAAGGCGTACAAGAAATACGTTCTACGTTTGCTTCAGTCTTGGATAGGATTGAAGAACATGATGAGTTTGTGTTTACCTCAGCTTGTGCATATTACTATGAGCTGGTTGAAAAAATTGATCCCTTGTTGTTCGGTAGAATACAAAAGGCCGTGAAGAGCGGCAAGTGGTATATTGTAGGTGGATGGTGGTTGCAACCCGATTGTAATGCTCCCTCAGGAGAATCGTTCGTGCGCCAAGGACTGTATGGGCAAACATATTTTTCTTCTCGGTTTGGAGTAATTGCAAAGCACGGCTATAATGTTGATTCTTTCGGCCATCATGGGAATCTTCCCCAAATACTCAAGAAAATGGAAATTGATACGTATACATACATGCGCCCAGGGGAACATGAGAAATCGATTGCAAAAAGCCTATTTCAATGGAAAGGAATTGATGGGACCAAGGTGATGACATTTAGAATTCCTCCAAATTACAACAATGCCAGTGATTGGGGTGAAGGGCTGAAGGCGAAAATTGATGGATTGCGGGTGCAAGCAGAAAATGAATCTATTCCTTTAATGGGATTCTATGGAGTGGGTAATCATGGAGGTGGGCCTACAAAAGAAAACCTACGTACACTCGATACCCTTATCGATGAAGACGATTCGATAGGTTACAGCAGTGTGGGAAGATACTTCTCTCAGATTGCCACTGCTGAAGGTCTTCCTATTGTAGAAGGAGACCTGCAATTCCATGCCATAGGATGTTACAGTGCATACAGTATGATCAAGCGACTGAACAACAGTGCTGAGCACCTGTTGATGAGAACCGAGAAAATGATAGGAGTACTTTCAGCAATAGTTGAACCAGAGAAAGGTTCCTATGAGATAATGAAGGAGGCATGGAAAAAAGTATTGGTTAATCAATTCCATGATTCACTCGGTGGCTGCTCAGTCCCAGAGGCTTACGATAAGGTAATTCAATCGTACGGTTGGGCAATGGAAAGTGCTGATACCTTAGCATCCTTGAGTCTGCAGAAATTGGCTTCTAGAGTACGAACATTCCAGAGCGGGACAACTCTCCTTGTCTGGAATCCTCATCCCTGGAAGGTAACTGAATGCATTGATATAAATACAGTACCGACTTCTATTGTCAATGAAACTGGAGATGATGTTGTCTTTGAGATTGTACCAACTAATTCTATTGGGAATGAATATACCCATGCTGCTCGTGTCTGTGTACAGGCTCCTCCATTGGGTTACGCTGCATATCAACTAAACGATACGCAATCAAGGTTGGCTTCTGGACAGCTCCGCTCTCTTCAGTATGTGAGAACAACCACTAATGTAATTGAGGCAGGCACCTTCTCTTGTGAGATTGATCAAGAGACAGGGGCAATAGTTTCGTTAAGAAATGTAATAAATGGAAAGGAATATCTTGGACCAAAGGGCATCAGACCCTATGTTGTTGATGATAATTCTGATACCTGGTCTCATGCTCTCTGTAGTTATCAAGGGAAACGGACACCCATGCAGCTTAAAACCTTCCAGATGGTGTCTTCTGGCCCAGTCTCTACTGAATATGAAGTTACCTACCAGGGTGAGCATAGCCTGGTGGTACTTAGGCTGAAACTGTACCAGCAGCTAGACTATCTTGATCTTAGTACAAGAGTTCTCTGGCATGAGCACCAGAAATTGTTGCAACTTGTCATAGATACCCCATTTACCGATGAAGCGGTCAACTGGAAGTCGGAAATTCCCTATGGTGCAATAGCTCGTCCAAAGAATGGTAATGAGTATCCTGTACAGCGATGGTGTTGGATTGGTAAAAAAGATGGAATAGGTCTTCTTGTCATAAACGATGGGGTTTATAGTGCAAGTGCAGAAAATGGTGCCCTCCGATTAACATTGCTCAGAAGCCCAATTTTTGCGCACCATGAACCCGCACATCCTAGACCCGATCTGTATCCACAATTCATGGAGCAGGGTGAGCATCGGTTCCTGTTCCGACTTATTCCTCAAGATGAAGAGGGGTCAGGAACAAATGACTTTGGTAGGGCTGCTCTCCAGTTTAATCAAAGACAGCAGGTCTTGCTTGAGTCAATACACGGAGGGGAGTTGCCTCTTTCATCCAGTTTTTGTGAACTCGAAGGAGATGCTTCCTTGATCATCTCTACCATAAAGAGAAGTGAAGCTGATGATGGTTGGGTGATTCGTGTCTTTGAATCATCGGGTCAGGAAGCAAGAGGAATCTTGCATCTCCGTTGGCTTGGTATCTCAAAAAAAATAGTGCAGAAACCATTTGCATTGCAGACATATTTTGTTTCCGATACCTCAAAGTCCATTCTTGAATGCAATTTGTTGGAACATCCATCACGTGAAATAGGGGTATATGATGTTTACTGA